A segment of the Corylus avellana chromosome ca2, CavTom2PMs-1.0 genome:
CCTTCAAGAGATTCCGTAGCCAAATAGCTTTTCGAACAATAGACGAAGCCCCCATATACTCCGCCTCACAGGTAGACAAGGCTACaattccttgtttttttttttttttttgaaattcctTGTTTTTTGGATGTCTAAGAAAATGCTGTAAAATTAAGAGATAGAACACATGGCCAGTAGTACTTTTCATCTCATCTTGGTCACATCTACAATCATTATCTGAATAACCAACTAATTTTGCTTCATCACCATAAGCATAGAATAAACCAAGATTCAAAGGGTGTTTGATGTACCTTAGGATCCTTTTTGCAGCTAACCAATGAGTCTCTATTGGTCTCTCCATGTATCAACTCACAAGTCTAACTCCGTAGACAGTATCTGACCACCAAGTTGAAGTtccaatatatattttgcaattaTCATTAATAAACCTATGTTGAAAccactttcttttcttgtttcccCCAAATCCAATGACATTAAATTAGTTAttgcaaaattattttcactacTAAAAGTTTAGTTGAAACCTAACATATGAAATTAGGTGGGCCGACATTAAATCATGAATCCCACGTTACAATTACTCTTGACGCATTTGCGGCTACCGACAACAACCTTGTTAATTTCAATCGCGCCTCTCAAAGAGTGTCCTCCTAATTCTTATACTTAATACACAGAAATGATTGGaacaaatgaaaacaaaccAAGAGTTTTGAATCTTATAATTTGGctttattattgttataattTGCATTTGCAGAAGAGATATATATAGAGCTGGCATGCCAATATGCCATTCTTCTGAAGATCTGTACCTTGCAGCGCAAACATCAATGTCCCAGAATAAATAACTGACGCTTTTGAACAAGCCGTAGAACCCAGATTAAAAATTGGGTCAATACCTAAACAATTATTGGCCAGATCcctataattttctttaaatttaaagttttcaaattcataaatttcagtcGTCTATCATATCTAAATGTTTAAAATAAGGCATATTTCAGAATTTAATGAAGAAGCTACCTCATTAAATTTTCTTGAGGGTagctttctcattaaattttaaaatatgtttattttaaacGCCTAGATGAGATGGACTGTCAATCCCAAATGTGATTAATATAAATTTAGCATTCCAAGGTAGAATTGCCAGACACCAACAAACAATTCCAGGTGAGGAATTTATTGGCACTCTGGTGTTCGGACTCCACTCATCAAGATGTCTGAAGCCTCTTATCTTTATTCTGCAAAGCTTCTTCATCAACCTGTTGCTGAAGCATAAGCTTTATATAATAAGCACTTGAACACAAATTAGTGTAAATAGAAACGCTTACAAATACAACATACAATTCTCACAAACAACCCAAACAATAAATGCATAGAGACACTtaagaggcaaaaaaaaaaaaaaaaaaattgaacaccTCAATCACTCTCATGTCCCATCTGGATAGCCCAAAGGTTGGTAAATGCCTTGAACTCTGTGTTGAATTCGATGAAAGTAAGGCTGCAGACTCGATCTGGTTGTCTCAGTATGCCACTCCAATGCAAACCACCATTTTGAGTctccttttatttcttttatgttttctgcATTTTGATCGGTAAGAGGCAGCTTCCAAACACCATCGCAATTGAACACATGAACTTGCTCTAGAAGTGGCCATGTCTCTTCGTTTCGGGAAAGAGTACTTAATTGGGGAAGGTTGTCCAATTCCAATATCCGTAGGCTTGGAACAACAAGATGTGGAGCAATACTTTGCTCGGAATGATGCCTAAAGAGCTGACCTAAGCTGTCACAGTCCCGCACCTTGATTACTTCTAGGTTTGGCAGGCTCTGAAAGAAGTCGTCACCATAGTCAAGAAGATATTCCATTTTGGAACACAACTCCACTTCTAATAATTTTAGATGTTGAAATCTCAGCCTAAGATGGACAAACAGTTGTGAAATGCTTTCTCCATTTTTCAGTTGTCGAAGACAAAGTTTCTCTAGGTTTGGTAGTAGATCACACTTGGCACGTGCTCCTCCCAATACACTGCTGTCACAGTACGAAATGGTAAGAGATTTTAAACCAGCAAAGCAGTCAATGACCAAGTCTTTTAGCATATCACTCAGTCCCAAACATTTATGTAAGTTGAGAGAACTTGCATTACTCAACAATGGCCCAATACGTTCTTCTGAATTAAGATCAAGACTGCTGAGAGACCACACCATCCCTTTTTCATGTTCTACGAAATTCGGCATTGGGCCAACAGAAAAATTGAATTGTCTTAATCTATACATCCAGGAAAGATCTTCATCGCTGAAATATGGGATTCTCTCCAATCTGATGTAAAGGACAAGTAATCGCTCGAGGCATTTTAGCTCTTCAAAACATGCCAtttcttcttgtacatctctCTTCACACTGAAACAATAACCACTATGTGTCATATCCAAAACATTTAAACAAGACAACCGAGATATAATTCCAGCTTGAATGGTTCTTAGGTTCTGAGTGTGGGATAAGCTTAGATGCATCAAGTTGCTCAAATTTTCCATCCCTTTTGGCAATTCTCTGATACAAGTGAGAGAGAGATCAAGCACCTGAAGTTTACTAAGCCCTCCCAGTGGGGGTAACTTTTCAAGACAAGAGCAACCCCCTAAAAGAAGAGCACGAAGTTCACCAAGTTGAAGTAGAGACAAAGGCATTGACTGGATGCGGGTTTCGCTCATATTTAAGACCCTGAGTGCTTCAAATCCTTGCAAGAATCTCTCAGGAACTCTGTCGAGGGGACGATTACCTTGTAGTAGCAAAGTGGAGGCCTCTGAACATTGTACCACATAATCTGGCAACCTTATTATCTTGTTATTCATGAACGAAACTCTATTGGGAGAATATGATAACTTGACAACTGACATCTCGCTCAAGCCAATCCCAGAACGAACAAGGGATTTACATCCATCCTCAGACGACGAGGCAATCCATATAGCAACATCACGAACAACGTCATGCATTTTTACCGTGTCCTCACgggcaccatcttccaacaAACAAGAATCCTTCAGattttcaattaaatgaatTACACAATTGAATGAATCCTCATAGTTTTCTTGCTCATCTAGCAAACCTTCAGCCAGCCAGCACCGTGCTAGTTCACTTATTGCAATTGAGAAGTCCTCTGGAAACAAAGAGCAATACaagaaacaatattttatatttttaccttCTAATGAGTCATAACTCCACTTCAATGGCTTATAGATCTTATGCTCGATGTTTGGTGGACAAGACACTGGTCTTCGCAATTCATTTAAGGCATGTTTCCATAGTTCGACCTTTGTCTTTTCTCTCATAGCAGCTCCCATGGTGACGAGGGCCAAAGGCAATCCACAACATTCTCTAACAATTGCTTTTGCAAATGGTCTAATGTGTTCCAAATTAGTCAAATTCCCTGCATTTCTACTAAACAATTGCCAAGATTCTTCATCATTTAAAACAGCCACTCTAACTTGAACATCGGTCATCATGTGCctacaaacatcaaaaaatcGAGTTGTCAATATGATCGTAGAACCCTTATGATCTTCAGGCTGTGGGACACCCAAATTGTCCAAATCAATTTTCTCCCACACATCATCTAGAATGAGCAGAAACTTTTCCTCCTTCTGAAGTCTTTGATAAAGTCGACTAGCCAACTTCTCCATACTTTCTcccatttttctttccaaattcaATCTTTCAGCTATTTGTTCCTGGACTTTTCTCATGTCCAAATTCAGGGAAATAGTAACCCATATGATGATGCCAAAAGGCTGCGTTGAGGAAATGCTCTTAAGCTTATTGTTCAAGTTTCTTACCAGAGTAGTCTTGCCTACTCCTCCCATACCCCAAATACCGATCCTTCGGACTTCATTATCAGACAATAAAGTCATAATTTCGGCTAAAGTCTTTGATGGTGTTGTTTGATCTTGAATTGTTGGTCCAGGAATGTGCTCCACTGCGCTGGGCATTGAATGATTGACTGCCACAGCACCACAATGTGAACTCCCAGCTTCTAGAAGTCTTTTTATCTCTTTGAGCTTTTCTACCACTTCCCTATTTATTCCATACCGTTTTCTGCAATTCAAGGATTGTCGAGAAAGCTTTTTTTCTTGAATCTGATTGACTTGAAGCTGAAGCTCTTCAACCTCCTTAAGCCACTCTATAACTTGGGTTCTCAGTACTTTCCCTTCTTTCTCAGCTGAATCTGTTTCAGTTTGCACTTCATCTTTGACAGCCAAGAGGCCTTTCATCTCCCTTTCCAAAATGTCAAGGTTTGATTGGAATTTGATAATGCCCTTGATCTTAGAATAGATAGAGCCACAGAGAAACTTGCCAGTTGCTACTACCGCCGCTGCAACAATTTCCATGCCTGCCATTTGTTATGTGAGATGCCAGAAGCTTAAAAAATTCACAGCCAAAGAACTGCTAAAGAACGCAAAGagttatataataaaatttaaaaaaaaaaagaaaaaaaagaattaatttagTTCATCGTTTCTAAATCCCAAATTAAAATCCTTATTTTTTTGTCACCCCACTGCTAGTTGTGGCAACGCGCAGTCACCCAAAACAGAGGGAGCTTAGCAATTGGGGTGGTCGTCCCCTCCCTCCCTTGCGAGGTGCAGGGatgatgttcttttttttttttttttagaattaattttttaataaaatatttgttttctttttaaatttatttatttatttaattttttataagtatgtGGCAAAAATGCTACATCAACATTAACGAGCGTTACTAAATTGATTGAAAAACTCATAGTAGTTAATTGAAACTtgcaaaaaacttaaaaaagatttaaaattcaaatttacaaACCGCGTACATTGAAATGAAGCTCTTTTAAGGGTTTAGGGATGTAATCGAGCCAAGCCGAGCTCGGCCTGTTTGAGCTTGTTGAACAAATCaagaaacaaatttttttttctcaaatcctAAGCAAATCTTAGCCTAAAACAAGCCAATACAAGCATCCAACCAAAGTCCCCTCAAAGCAACAAATCTTCTTCCTTTTCAGTTAACAATATAGAAAGAACCTAagaattaacaaagaaaataacGAAAAGTGTAACAAACGAAAAAAGTAGATGCAATGTCTGAGGATGATATCTCAGCTATGATTAGCCATTAATTAACTtagtcttgttttgttttggtacTACGGACCtcccaaaatatatatgagcATTTTTACGCTTTTACAGCACACGAAATGCACAAACCTAGAAGTAATTAAGGTCCGATACAGCTTTGCTCATGAGCTTACTCCAAGGCTAGCCGAGTTTCGGcatattcttaaaattatgTTCAAgctttgtttatttaataaacgAACCGATACTTAGTTGAATTAATTCGAGTTGAGTCCGAGCATTTTTAAGAGTACCTCCGCTCGCTTATAGCCCTATAGCCCTATAGCCCTATGAGGagtaaaaataacatttaaaatttagcGTTTAGGAGTAAATATAAtatttccctttattttttatttttttatttattttttggctttgcttataaatgattttgggaaaattatagtttatccccctaaagttgacagcgtttttcaattcgaacatcaaaatttcaatttttgcaatccacctcccacaaagttccaatttttttcaattcaaccaatattatcccaaaattttcatattgcccctaatttattattattattattattattttttatgaaaaaaaataaatttggagttgcaaaaatggccagatggccaaaggagtggctacggccaccccgaattttatttttaattttttataaaaaataaaaattatgggcaatatggaaagttttggatataattggtcaaattgcaaaaatttgaaactttggggggtggattgcaaaaattgaaactttggtgttcgaattgaaaaacgctgtcaactttgagggggtaaactgtaatttttctaaTGATTTTAGCTTTCAACAAACtaaaaactataaaatcaaACATAAGATCCAAAATATTCATTTATCTTCCtcatttttctaagcaaccaaataCAATATAAGATCCGaacaaaataagaataaaagcTCACTAGAAATCAAGCAAAATATCAAGGTGCCCATCGATTACCTCTTGATATCAGGGGGGACTGCGGTGACAGTGGGTCAGTGGAAGAGATGGAGGCAGATCGAGGAGAAAGTGAGAAAACGATGAGTTATGCAGGAGCCCATTTTTACATTTGCTTATAAAGACATTTTTGGCTGCTTGGGGCCATGTCTCTGTCTAGCAATCTCAATCTAATCTTCTTGTCTTCTTATCTTccttaaaataaacaaaaaatagttcACCAACCAGTCgctcctctctcactctctctctctatctctcgtACAAgacttttcttctccttctttattgcaataaacaaaaataataataataataataaaaaactctttttctttttctttttttaatatgtccgcacaagaagggtgaaaatttgaattaataacCTCCATTTTATTAGGCTTGGTCCCAACCAAATGAGCTACGTctttgagacaaaaaaaaaaaactcatctaagagcactagcaacagCTTCCCAACCATTTTTCCTCAACttagggaataaaactacttttcgattttctataaaaaaaacatttcacaatagattcccttattttttcctgtatgaattaaatactatatctttttattattgcaaccaatgaaagatgagagaagtgagagaattgttgggacatgtgaaagaaagaggagagagaatgatttgttaataatttaataaagcattggGTATCTACAATGCATTAAGAAACACTGTAAATACCCTTTGGTGTAAGTTAAATATCGGGCTTTTGATGTGGGtgtattttgtagtttttttgaaaaaatatttttaaacgttaaaaagGAAATGACATATAAAGCATCTGTTGCTAGTGCTTTAAGTTAATGCTTAAGACACATTAGTTTAGAAAACTTTaggtaaaaatatattttgtccCCCTACACTATCCGTAGAGTGAcaattttaacctcaaactttcaaaagtGACATACGACCCCCTAACTATCCGATGTTAGCAAAATAATACATCTGTTTATTATTTCCGTCATTTTGGATGGAAATATAGTCACatgcccaaaataccctcactttccctctttctctctctctctccccaaacGCTTGCTCCCCCTCTCTCGGCCAGCAAGGCACCAGCTCCGGCAGCCCccattttccctaaaattttcCTACGCTCCTCTATCTCGACGATCCTTGGCCATCAAACACGCCCACGCACCACGACCGGCACGGAACCAGCTCCGCCGACGAACCCGCCCATCAGCTCCCGCCATTACGGAACCAGCTCCGCCACGACGCCCACCAAAGAATTCCcagaaaatcaacaaagaaGAACACCCAAACCCAGCCGTGGGCATGAGTTTTAGAGTTTGATTTTGAGTGTTAATCCTTGTTGATTTTCTGGGGTATTCTTGGCTGAATGGGTGATCCTTGTTGATTTTGAGTGTTAATCCTTGTTAAtccttgttgattttgttttgcattCACCGGCAAACAGAGAGAAAGAACCCCATTATTGTTTGATGTTGCTGTGCTgtgttttgtcaaaaaaaatttgtagctGCCGTGCAATTTGTACCCAGTGAGAGGaagaagggagaaagaaaaggaagaagggaCTCAGCAAtacccaaagaaaaagaaaaggaaaaaatgtctCTGATTGAAGCAATTTATTCAAGAAATGGCATCGCTAAAactgagaaagaaagaaagagaccaAAATCACCAACCAAATTTCAAGCACTCTTCTTCTGCTGCATATCAACCACCTGCGAAAGATCGGCCAAAGAGAATTCATCGCCGGCCAAGAACTGGGTTTCGGTGATTTGGCGGGACCACTGGTGTTATCGCCGACCGGCGCGGGATTCGGTGGCGGGACCGCTGGTCCAgcgaagaagaggaaaaaaagatgagtgggagagaaagagaagaagaggaaaaaaaaaaagtttgatgtGTGCTTAGGGGAAGAAGAACAAGAGGAATTTAATAAGTCATGTTTTCTCATCATTAAATGCAGGGGAATTGCCAAGACCAACAAACAATTCCAGGTGAGGAATTTATTGGCATTCTGGCGTTCGGACTCCACTCATCAAGATATCTGAAGCCTCTTATCTTTATTCTGCAAAGCTTCTTCATCAACATGTTGCTCAAGCATACACTTAATAAAATAAGCACTTGAACACAAATAGAAACGCTTACATATACAACAATTCTCACAAACAAcccaaacaataaataattatagaCACTTAGagcccccctcccccccaaaaaaaaaaggaaaaaaaagttgAACAGTACCTCAATCACATAGAACTCTGATTTGGATAAAAGCACCCAGGTTCGAAACTATCTTGAATTGGATGAAAGCAAGGTTGTAGACTAGATTTGTTTGACAGAATGGCACACCAATTCTCTAATACGAGTGAGAGAAAGGTCAAACACCTGAAGTCTACTTAGTCCTCCCAGTGGGGGTAACTATTCAAGATAGGAGTGACCCCCTAAAGGAAGAGCACGAAGTTGACCAAGTTGAAGTAGAGAAAAAGGCAATGAGCGGATGCGGGTTTCACTCATATTCAGGACCCTGAGTGCTTCAAATCCTTGCAAAAATCTCTCAGGAACTCTATCGAGGGGACGAGTACCTTGTAGTAGCAAAGTGGAGGCCTCTGAACATTGTACCACACAATCTCGCAACTTTATTATCTTGCTATTTATGAACGAAACTCTTTTAGGAGAATATCATAACTTGACAACTGACATCTCGCTCAAGCCAATCTCAGAACGAACAAGAGATTTACATCCATCCTCAAATGACGAAGCAATCCATATAGCAACATCACGAACAACATCATGCATTTTTTGCAGTGTCCTCACAGGCACCATCTTCTAACAAACAAGAATCCTTCAAGTTTTCAATTAAATGAATTACACAATTGAATGAATCCCCATAGTTTTCTTGCTCATTTAGCAAACCTTCTGCTAACCAGCACCGTTCACTTATCGCAATTGAGAAGTCCTCTGGAAACAAAGAGCAATACaagaaacaatattttatatttttaccttCTAATGAGTCATAACTCCACTTCAATGGCTTATAGATCTTGTCCATGATGTTTAGTGGACAAGACTGGTCTTTGCAATTCATTTAAGGCATGTTTCCACAATTCGACCTTCGTCTTTTCTCTCATAGCAGCTCCCATGGTGACGAGGGCCAAAGGCAATCCGCAAACATTCTCTAGCAATGCTTTTGCAAATGGTCTAATGTGTTCCAAATTAGTCAAATTCCCTGCATTTCTACTAAACATTGTTGGTCCAGGAACGTGCTTTACTACTCTGGGCATTGAATGATTGACAGCCACAGCACCACAATGTGAACTCCCAGCTTCTATGAGTAAATGCACCATTTCAATTTAGTCCCTCGTTTCTAAATCCCAAATTAAAATCCTTATTTTTTTCGCAAATATAATTTAACTACTTCCTTGTGTTTTTGTCCAATTTAGTAATGCTCGTTATTCCACGTCAACATTTTTGTCACCTCATTTCTAGTCGTGGCAACATGCAGTCACCCCAAGCATAGGGGTTGGCCCGCACAAGCCACCCCAAACAAAGGGGGATCGGAATCCCCAGCAATAGCTGAGGAATTGCCCATTAAAAATGGTTGAAATCTTAGCCATTGAATTTCATCTAATGGTTTATACACTGCCACatgtccatttaattaaaaaatattaaaataatatttaagttttaaaaagaaaatataaaacaaaataataaaaaaaataaaaaataaaaaagtatgggGTGGACAGCCACCCCTAGggtcgccggccaccccatctGAGACTTGGGGGTGGCTTTCAGCAACCCCCTTGGGCCAAactccccccccaaaaaaaaaaaaaaagggtttggcCTTGGCCACCCCAtacttttcttattattttgtttaatattttctttttaaaacttaaataatattttagtattttttaattaaagagatATGTGGCAAACTATAAACCATTGGATGAAATTTAATGGCTAGGATTTCATCCATTTTTTATGGACAATTCCCCAGCTATTGCTGAGGATCCCGATCCAACAGAGGGAGCGTGCGATTGGAGTGGTCATCTCCCCCCATGCGAGGTGGAggggggtgttttttttttttagatttaatttttttaataaaataaaatattgttttttaaaaaatatgtggcaAAAACGCTACTTCAACATTAACTAGCGTTACTAAATTGAATGAAAAACTCATAGTAGTTAATTGAAACTagcaaaaaacttaaaaaagatttaaaattcGAATTCACAAACTAAGTACATTGAAATGAAGCTCTTGAGGGATTAGGGATGTAATCGAACTGTGTTGAGCTTGGCCTCTTTAAGCTCGGCTTGAGCTCAAGTCTTCCTACTCAAGCTCAGCTCAATAGTTTTTGTATAGGTTCGAGCTCGGCTCGAACTCAGTAGAGAAATGCAAAACAACGAGCCTGGgctcgtttaatttttttaagcaattttGACCTCGTTGAACAAATCaacaaccaaattttttttttctcaaatccgAAGCAAATCTTAGCCTAAAACAAGCCAATACAAGCATCCAACCAAAATCCCCTCAAAGCAAaaaatcttctttcttttcagtTAACAATATAGTAAAAAGGGGATTTGGCTTCTGTTATGCAAAATGGCACAGTTTTGCATAACAGTCCATGCAAAACTGTGTCGTTTTGCATGGAGTCAAGTGCTGTTTTAAAACTCCTCCCGCGGTTAGAAACCAAACATCAGACTTAAAACCAactttcttcttaaaaaaagaagaagaagaaaaatgaagtcTTGGTGGTTGAGAAACATGGATTTGTCACTTCAAATCTTGCAGATCCAGTGAGAGAAAGCTGACATTGGTGGCTGAGAAACATGGATTTGGGTTCACATAGAGAAGGGTGTTCCTCTGAAGAACCTCACGAGCTCTCTCTGTATATTTGATTTCGATGTCCTCCATTTCTTTCGCCTCCAAGGCTCCGACAAGCAAGGCAACCACGTAGTTAAAATGGGATTTTTTTCGATGTCCTCCAATGTTTTATATGTTGATTaatgggattttttattttatttttatttttccgtAGTTGAAATTCCTTGTCTATTATTTTGAGCAATTTGAGCTATTATTTTGACTGACTAATTAGTCAAAAGGGTGTTTATGTTTGAGCTATTTTGGCGTCTGGGTGTTTATGTATTTTTCCGTAGTTGAAATTCAATGTTTTATGGTTATTGTTTAATGGAAGATAGTTTATGTGTTTGGTGCTTTTGACTGATTAATTAGTCAAAAGGGTTTgcttgatttgggtttttttggggatttttaatttcatctGTGTGCAAAAAGTTGTTGAATTTCCACtgctgttattttttttaaggaatctTTATggtcggttttttttttttttgcaggtttCTTCATCCTTTGGAACTTTCCTCTCTCTTGTGCAGCAGCTGTGTGTTTTTAAGTCTGATGTTATCTCTTGTGCAGCAGCTGTTTTTAAGTCTGACGTTTGGTTTCAAACGGCGTGTGGAGTTTTAAAACAGCACTtggggggtgtttgttaaacccctCTCACGTTCTCCCAcatccaccacactattcaatttattttttccaaaaaaaatattcgtacttttatattaaatcattcactttttatatcacatcatttatttatttttattattcaaataaaaaaatcactacaaaacaaaattttttactttccgataccactttttcatttttttatactaatcattatttttttttattctttttatccaTGAAGTGCAATgtggtttaacaaacacccccttgGACTCCATGCAAAACGGCACAGTATTGCATGAACTGTTAtgcaaaactatgtcgttttgcaTAACAGCCTACTGCATAGAAGCCGGATCCGTAAAAAGGAATGTGGGAGAGAGAAAACATGCTCATACTATTCTCAAGCTTTCTCTAGAAGCTTTTCTTGGAGTTATTTGTTGAGTTTTAATGCTTGGTTAG
Coding sequences within it:
- the LOC132171792 gene encoding disease resistance protein At4g27190-like, whose translation is MEIVAAAVVATGKFLCGSIYSKIKGIIKFQSNLDILEREMKGLLAVKDEVQTETDSAEKEGKVLRTQVIEWLKEVEELQLQVNQIQEKKLSRQSLNCRKRYGINREVVEKLKEIKRLLEAGSSHCGAVAVNHSMPSAVEHIPGPTIQDQTTPSKTLAEIMTLLSDNEVRRIGIWGMGGVGKTTLVRNLNNKLKSISSTQPFGIIIWVTISLNLDMRKVQEQIAERLNLERKMGESMEKLASRLYQRLQKEEKFLLILDDVWEKIDLDNLGVPQPEDHKGSTIILTTRFFDVCRHMMTDVQVRVAVLNDEESWQLFSRNAGNLTNLEHIRPFAKAIVRECCGLPLALVTMGAAMREKTKVELWKHALNELRRPVSCPPNIEHKIYKPLKWSYDSLEGKNIKYCFLYCSLFPEDFSIAISELARCWLAEGLLDEQENYEDSFNCVIHLIENLKDSCLLEDGAREDTVKMHDVVRDVAIWIASSSEDGCKSLVRSGIGLSEMSVVKLSYSPNRVSFMNNKIIRLPDYVVQCSEASTLLLQGNRPLDRVPERFLQGFEALRVLNMSETRIQSMPLSLLQLGELRALLLGGCSCLEKLPPLGGLSKLQVLDLSLTCIRELPKGMENLSNLMHLSLSHTQNLRTIQAGIISRLSCLNVLDMTHSGYCFSVKRDVQEEMACFEELKCLERLLVLYIRLERIPYFSDEDLSWMYRLRQFNFSVGPMPNFVEHEKGMVWSLSSLDLNSEERIGPLLSNASSLNLHKCLGLSDMLKDLVIDCFAGLKSLTISYCDSSVLGGARAKCDLLPNLEKLCLRQLKNGESISQLFVHLRLRFQHLKLLEVELCSKMEYLLDYGDDFFQSLPNLEVIKVRDCDSLGQLFRHHSEQSIAPHLVVPSLRILELDNLPQLSTLSRNEETWPLLEQVHVFNCDGVWKLPLTDQNAENIKEIKGDSKWWFALEWHTETTRSSLQPYFHRIQHRVQGIYQPLGYPDGT